Below is a genomic region from Ziziphus jujuba cultivar Dongzao chromosome 7, ASM3175591v1.
ATGGCAGTTCAATTTCAGCCAGGCTGACCAAGAAATGAAACAAGGGAAATAAGTCACTGAAAATGTCTTATACATTATaaccatatttaaaattataattctaAATATTAATGACAGCATAACAATCACCAATTTTCTCTAATCTGTCAGCATTCTTGTACAGTTTACATTTCTATTATCTATGCTGTTTTATTTcagttgaaatttataaaattctttaaaataaaaaattggatttttgACATCTTAGAATTAGGGAAAACAGGAAAAGCAATGTTATGAGCGGACAGAGTTGAATAGCATGCCATCATGCTAACTTCAAGTCACACCCTGATGAATAAAGTAACTAAACCCCTATATTGCAgattcaaatagaaaaaaaatcactgagtagagagagagagagtaatcaCCTTGAGGGCACAGGTTGTGAAGAGCTATATGATGAATTGAGGGCAAGAACCACCAAACCAGCTATAAACAGCTGTAAACCGACCACTTTCTGTATCTGTTGCAACCCAAAATCCTATAATACAAACATCAAAGGAGTACATAGTTATTTTTACTACGATATAAACGCTTTGTTCTGTAAGTTTTTGGTAAATACAAAGATAAGAAAACATGAATACACTGAACAAATAATTTACCTTTTGAGTGATGAAAAATAAGCTGAATGACAGCAGAGCAGATAATAGACAGTAAGAGCATGACGCTCCCGTAAATTTAGTGCTTAAAATGTATAGGAAATACGCACTTGAAGCAGCCATGGAGGTCGTAGTCCCAAGTAAGACTAAACGACCATTAGCTTCATCAATTCCAAAGGGCAAGTTCTTTCCAGTCAATTGTACACCAAGTGAAGCAACTAACCCATATGCAAACATTCCGATCAATGGAAGAGGAACACCTGGCAAAGGCAAAAGGACTATCATAGAAACCCTCTTTCAAACACATTACCTGCAAAGTGATTCATTTGCAATTTTCCAGTCAAACAGGCATTTCCTTGATGTTCGAAacttcaaataaattttcagAAATTTTGGCTGCTAAGATAATTAGATTAACTCGCTGGTGGATTCGTATGTCATACCATATGtgaaaacaaacaagaaacacTTACGCcacaacccttttttttttgccttacATAATTTTCACACCCACTGTTCTTCTCGGAAACCAAGCAATCAGTTtaacagaaaaaagaacaacAGGATGAAGACGAAGGGAATACCAAAGATGACGGCATAGTCACTGTTAAGTATGTCACCACAACTGCCACCTCCGATTGGGCAAAAGGCATCAGAATTCGTGAGCTTGAGGTACGTCAAGTATGCGGTTTCGACCAACCCAATTCCACCAAGCCCTGCGCACAACTTGTACGTGAAGTCACTcgaagaggaagaagatgatTCCGACAAGGAGGAGTTATGGCCTTCCGGTTCGGCGTCTTGACTCGGCCCCGAAGGTAAGCATTTGACCGGAAGCACCAGCCCTCTCCGATCCCAACCCAAACCCAAACTCTTCTTGAAGAAAGCTAATCTTCCTTGGCTTGCGCATGGAATAGAGTGAGTAAGAGACCTTCGACACGAAAATGGCGGAGGAGCTGATATGCTGGCGAAGGTGGCCATTTTCTCCGATTCGACCTCAAATCTAGCGAGCTTGTCTCTCGGAGTCTTCAACCCACGGCAAGCCGAACGTCCTGTTTGACATTTGGGCTCTGGGCTCCCGTTGACTAGTAACCTAAGCTTAGGCCCTTTAATGTGCCGGCCCAGATAAACAACTTGGCTAGACCTTAATCCAACTTTTTAGTTGGCTTTGTTTGTCTGACTATTGTTTATAATTATAGCCCaaccatttttcaattttctttttcttattattattattattattatttttttctggaaTTGTAATGTGAATGACCAccttttttcattatatattaaatttttttttggctgaaaaaactatatattaaataaccACCTTAAGATAattgctaataaaatatgtacgAGTGATGCAAGTGAAACAGAATTTTCTCTTGAAAGTACAAGTGTCAGCTAGTCttatgaccccaaaaaaaaaaagtgtcagtTAGTCTAACTACCAAAAAGAGCCTCTGGACTGGATGTTAAAaaggcccccaaaaaaaaaaaaaaggggcctcTGGACTGGATGtataataagtaataaaaacagtatttttattttcctaatgATAAGAATATACAATGTTATTTAGATATTCTTAGAACCACAAACTTTTGTTTGGCTGATAAGTATTTAAACGTTGGAGGGGCCCTTAAAATATCCTTATAATTGGAGAATCAATTTTGGACACACTTCACCTTCGTTTAAATCCCCACAAACAAACTCGATAAGACCCATTGTTCAATGCCCATAAAAAAATACAGATTGGCCATCTCTCCCTCCTTCAGGAGTCAGGACCTAAACCAACCATGTGGGACTGTAAGTGGGGTCAATTGCCACGTGTACATACAGGCTGCCAGGTATCCAGAAGTGTATAATAGATCCATTGGCAGTTTGTTTTAAAACCAAAGGTTGAAACTTATCCATGCAGGGCCGGCCGAAGATTACATGGGGCCTGAAAGGAAGACAGGGCCTCATCCGAATTTACACagacacagacacacacacatacacataggAAGACAGGGCCTCATCGgaatttacacacacacacacacacacacacacacacgaaattttgtttttattataattggatattttcatatatttttatactcaATGTTGTTTTAGTGTTTAACACAAAAAtacttataataaaattaattatacaccaaatatattataaaaatatatcaaaataaaattataatttcattttgaaagttgagagaagaaataaaaaacactaTGGTACaatacattaaaattttaatttattttgaatataattttaaaaaaaaatctttgaatataatgaaagttttttttttttaatttgtagaagtATTTTTCATGTTAcatcaaaagagaaagagattccaatttgttttattttttttaatgaaaatatatattcttaattattaaagaaaaaactgaaaaatacattaaagtaattaataattatttgccAACAAATTAGGTTGGTCAAACCATTAATACATTatttgccattttattttttcaaaacttgttGAAATTAATCCATCAATTTATCATCTATAAAACTATTTCATCAactcatataaatattaatcttattaaaaaataataaaaaataaattaatatttaaaaacttacataaatattattactttcattttttattttaaaatatttttaataataatttgtaaaccTTTTAACACATGTAtgtatttatgtgtatatatatatatatatatatattaaaaaattaggtgtatataaatatttatatatattatagaattaGGCGACCAAGGCATCGCCTTACCCTTACCCGAAAGACGGGCCTGGATTGTAAGCCCGGCCAATTGCCACGTGTACAAAGAGACTGCCAGGCATCGAGAAGTGTGTAATAGATCCAATATTGGCAGTTTGTTTTGGTTTCAAAGGTTGGAACTTATCCATCAATCCATGCAATTGTGTGTCTAACTCAAATAACTTTTGGGTTTATCTTAAAACGTACTCCAGCCAAGCCAGCATGAGGTGGCATGGCGACCATGCCCTTTCTCTCTGTTGAGTCGCCCAATAAATAAATCCCACTCCTACAACCACAATCACCATTACAATCCCAACAAAGATTTTTACTTGCAAAATACAAAAACAGAGCTTTTCTTCAATCCAGAAGCAGAATACACCATTTTCTTATACAAAAATGGAAGCGACGTTGTTTTCGTCCTCCGCTTGCTTTGCTGGGTCTCTTCCACTCCCTCCACTCGGCCATCAAAATCTCAATCAGAGGttactttattttcttattcctttttttcttgCTCTGTTTTTATCTTCGTGTTTTTTGAGTAATTGAAATTCTTGTTTGCAGGTTTTTGTTTTCTACAACGCCCAATCAGCAGGTCTGTAGCACTGCAATCAAACATAAGGTTTCCAGCTTTTGGTAATGAATTataaatgttttgttttttttccctatatagatatatatatatatatatatatatagatatgcataTATTTGCAAAGTTGAAGTTCTATTTCATTTACTTGGGGTGTTATTTGGGTACTTGGAAAAGTCCAAAGGCTGCTCTAAGAGGGAATTTAGAAGCGGTTGGAGTTCCGACTTCGGTGCCAGTTCGAGTTGCTATCGAGCTTTTACAAGCAGGGCACCGCTACTTAGACGTCAGGTGTggtgtttttcttaattttctggAAATGCTTTTATTTTGTCGAGAAGCAGAAGTCATTATATTTTCATCTCTATGAGGAAATCAAAGGGTGGTCTGGTCTTTTTTGGGTGTAGGACTCCTGAAGAATTCAGTGCAGGACATGCCCCTAGAGCTATTAACATCCCTTACATGTACAAAGTTGGATCAGGTATACATATTATTTACAGTATGTTTGattgtataaaattcaatccTCCACTCCGAAAAAAGTGTCTCAATAGTCATACTTTGACCCATTTCCAATAACTATGAGAAAATTCTTAATTAGCGTCCCTCATGATTTCTAGTCTTTTACAAGCTGGAAGTCTTGAATTTTAACTGTGGCAAAGCTATCTTTCTGAGTTTAATGGcttctttttttgtgaattattaCATCCAGGGATGACAAAGAACCCTCACTTTCTGGCTGAAGTATTATCGCATTTCAGAAAGGACGATGAAATTATTGTTGTAAGTAATGAGTTCCTGTAACTAATGTTTTTGATTAACTATTTTCTTCTAGTATTGGGTTATCTGAAATATCTCTCTGTTTATTACATTTATAACAATATACGCCTACATTTGTATGTATAACATATGGTAGCCCATCTTAATTGTTTGAATTCTTGTTTTTGTAGGGGTGTCTAAGTGGGAAAAGGTCCATGATGGCTGCAGCTGATCTATTAGCTGCTGTAAGTCCCTTAACCTTTAAACCTTTTTACTTTGTTGTGAAGCAATTACGTAAATGTGGTTGCTGGTGTTGAAAATTGATATTCATGGTCTGGTTGAATATCAACCTCGAATGGGTACTGTACCGAAATATTTTGTAAAAGCTTTCTGCAAAAGTTGTGTTTTGGTTAATTTAGTAGCTTTGGAGAAATGGCAAAACTGATCATAATAATTGCCTCATGTTTCATTGCTGCAGGGTTTCTCTGGTATTACTGACATAGCTGGTGGATATGCTGCTTGGACAGAGAGTGAACTCCCAATAGAGATGTGAATCTGCTTCTTTTCTATTCAGCCACAGCCTGAGAAATAGAGGCTGTGTAAACCCTGAAATCTCATTTGCAGATGCAATAAGATTAAAGAGGTAAGGTAACAGTATAATCCTGCTAGAAATTGTACTGAAGACAATACATGggtaaacttaaataaaaagctCATGTATAATCTGTatttaaaggggaaaaaaaaaaaaaaacaaagaaaaagaaaaagaaaaagaaaagaacatttcaaaattgtatattttatgtACATATCTCAAATCGCAATCGCTGGCTTGTTTGACTTAATGGGAATTATAATGTCTACTTTATGCTTGAGATCCCAATTTGATACTCCATGACTTGTGGAATCAATTCAGAAGGCATGTCGTTGCATATTCCCTATTTTTATCCCTCGTAATTTAAGACTACTTGAAGataagtttatattttaaaactacTGATTCTACCATGAACATCTAAGGCGAAGCTTGattaaaactgaaaaaataaataaataaataatatgttatTAAGCTATCATTTATCTAATGAACCATACATTTTCATGCGatcctttttaatatttttggcttTCAATGGAAAACAAGAGGGAAAAAATATTTGTACTTTATAGTGTTTACGTTATGTAGAAgtaaaatttatagtttatagTGTTTACTACGCTATGTAATAGTGAAAAGCTAAAAGCGACTCGCCTGTCTTCGTCCCTTCAAGAAAAGGcttttactaataataataataataatgttttttttttttaatactaaaaacttTTAGTTAAAATCGTTTTTAgaccaataaataaaaaaataaataaggtgACAGCAGAAGTTAAACTCATTTTAGATTCAAATATTACAACGACTAAAATTCACCTCTTGTActgagagagaaaaataaaaaatgattttgcgAATGCTTCAAAGTTCAAACTCACATAGAGGCGGTGGTAGAGATATTCATCCCGCCACGTTCTCTCAGCTTCTGAGAAAAGTATTTAGACACTGAGTAAACCAAACATGTACATGGTGTCCACATCTCTTCCTCTGCCTTTACGCTACATATATCCTACTATGATCCGACCGTGTGGAAAAGGCATTAAAAATCTGAAACCATGCTCAAGTCCACAAACTACTACGAAAAACTTTCCAAGTATTCAAGATAGATTGTAGATTACAAGAATGGCAACTTCACGAAACTGGTTCAAGCTAATCCGAAGGAAGTTTGTCCGATCATCTGCCAGAGATATCATTGTTGTTCATACCGAAGACAGCAGTTCAAATCTCCATGAAGAAACAATCATTCTTGAACACCCCAATTCCCCACCTGCATCAACAGATTCAACAACACCCCAAAAGCAGGTTCTAACCAAACAAGACATTGCTGCTATCAAAATCCAAGCATTTTTCAGGGGACATCTTGTACTGAGTCCAACTCTTTACTTTATTATAGCTTAACAGGTTTCTTCAAATTGAAAACCTCTTATCTCATTCTACCTTGAGCTTATTAGAGTTTCTAAATTTAAACAGGCACGACGGGCATTTCGAGCGCTGAAGAGCCTGGTGAAGCTGCAAGCATTGGTTCGTGGGGCGTACGTTAGGAGACAGTCGCGCATCGCTCTGCATTGCATGCATTCACTCGTTCGACTGCAAGTCAATGTTCGTGCTCGGCAGCTGCTCAGCACATCCAGTAATGGCCGATCTACCAAGTCTTCAGATATATTTACCAGACGTCCACGCAAATAGCACTGCCATCTGGAGCAatgttttctattaaaaaagatCGTACGCTACGTTATTACCATTAATCTAACAAATTCCCAACTATTTTATCAATGTTGCTACACTTCTATACAAATATTTCAGTGGCGTGTAGAGATCATACATTCACATATCTGTTCTTAGCCATCATATACATAGAAACTCTTAGGTCTTTGGTAACGCATCCATTTTTGTTTATAGTTtctcaatataatttttttttctttttctcttttttttttttaaattttattctattttattttattttatattttaataaaaaaaacacacagCTTATCGCAAGCAATCCCACCTAGTATATTAATTATACCTCCTCTTGGCTCGTGGTTGGTAAGATAGAGACCACTGGTCTGGTGCGTTGAGTTCAACCTAACCCATTACATATCTTGCAAATATTTCAAGGCAAATATAGCAAAAATGTTAAAGGTAATATAAAAGGGGAAGAAACCGTGGAACAATGACGCTGCCAAAAAGCACGCACAAAAGAAGGAAACAAAACTTATAGATTGGTTGATCATAAGTGAAAAATGCTGTATTGCCACTAGATTGGTTGATCATAAGTGAAAAATGCCGTACAATACAAAGGGTATGTACAACTAGAAAATAGACTAAGCAATTCAATTTCTCAACCttcaaaagaaatttcacatcTTCAGTGATTGACCCATTTCAGTGCAGAAAAAATCCTGCCTGCAGATCTGTCCTTGTTCCGGTCTTGTTTATCATTCCCCtgtttcaaaatcaaaattattcaGAATTGACAAATTGATCACATTCTTTCTCGTAGCTCTGTTTTGCAGAAACTTTAGAATGTAAAAGGGAGATCTTAGTCTTGGGCCATACAGTACCTCCTTCGCTATATGCTTTAGGATCTCTATAATTTCAGAGAAGTTAGGTCTCCGAGTTGGGTCTTGCTGCCAACATCTGTCAAGTAGTTCTGCAACCCTTGGATGAGTGTTCTTAGGTATTGTAGGTCGTAGACCCTGGCACCCATACAAATTTCAATGATCAATACTTATTAATAAGAATAGTACAGGAAGGCAATTAAggtaaatttgaaagaaaaatataccTTTTGTACCACACCAACTGCTGCTTGTACTGGAGTCAACAATGAATATGGAAGCTGGTCATAAAACGTAAGGTTTATCACTAGTGTTGTAATTTGTGCATCATCTACACAAATGCAATGGGTAAAGTAACAAAGTAATATACACATGTGCAGGCTTGCACAAGTGCATTTTTCTTTTGCAGAAAATGACAGCACTTACTTCTCCAGTTAGAAGCTCCCAAAGAACTATCCCGAAACTGAAAACATCTGCCTTGTGATCATATGGTTTATG
It encodes:
- the LOC107431466 gene encoding thiol-disulfide oxidoreductase LTO1 is translated as MATFASISAPPPFSCRRSLTHSIPCASQGRLAFFKKSLGLGWDRRGLVLPVKCLPSGPSQDAEPEGHNSSLSESSSSSSSDFTYKLCAGLGGIGLVETAYLTYLKLTNSDAFCPIGGGSCGDILNSDYAVIFGVPLPLIGMFAYGLVASLGVQLTGKNLPFGIDEANGRLVLLGTTTSMAASSAYFLYILSTKFTGASCSYCLLSALLSFSLFFITQKDFGLQQIQKVVGLQLFIAGLVVLALNSSYSSSQPVPSSLAEIELPYFTTEITSPSSPFALSLAKHLQSIGAKMYGAFWCSHCLEQKQMFGSEAAKLLNYVECFPDGYKKGNKILKACADAGIEGFPTWVINGQVLSGEQQLSELAQASGFDVK
- the LOC107424510 gene encoding rhodanese-like domain-containing protein 15, chloroplastic; its protein translation is MEATLFSSSACFAGSLPLPPLGHQNLNQRFLFSTTPNQQVCSTAIKHKVSSFCPKAALRGNLEAVGVPTSVPVRVAIELLQAGHRYLDVRTPEEFSAGHAPRAINIPYMYKVGSGMTKNPHFLAEVLSHFRKDDEIIVGCLSGKRSMMAAADLLAAGFSGITDIAGGYAAWTESELPIEM
- the LOC107431476 gene encoding protein IQ-DOMAIN 20 encodes the protein MATSRNWFKLIRRKFVRSSARDIIVVHTEDSSSNLHEETIILEHPNSPPASTDSTTPQKQVLTKQDIAAIKIQAFFRGHLARRAFRALKSLVKLQALVRGAYVRRQSRIALHCMHSLVRLQVNVRARQLLSTSSNGRSTKSSDIFTRRPRK